One Rhinolophus sinicus isolate RSC01 linkage group LG06, ASM3656204v1, whole genome shotgun sequence DNA window includes the following coding sequences:
- the LOC109460357 gene encoding mas-related G-protein coupled receptor member F isoform X2, translating to MAGNCSWEAHPTNRNKMCPGSEVPELYSRGFLTIEQIAMLPPPAVMNYTFLLLCLCGLVGNGLVLWFFGFSIKRSPFSIYFLHLASADVGYLFSKAVLSILNTGGFLGTFADYVRAVSRIVGLCTFVTGVSLLPAISSERCLSVIFPAWYWRRRPKRLSAVVCALLWTLSLLVTGIHNYFCVFLGRQASGPACRYMDIFLGILLFLVFCPLMVLPCLALIVHVECRARRRQRSAKLNHVILAMVSVFLVSSIYLGIDWFLFWVFQIPAPFPEYITDLCICINSSAKPVVYFLAGRDKSQRLWEPLRVVFQRALRDGAELGEAGGGTPNTVTMEMQCPSGNTS from the exons ATGGCTGGAAACTGCTCCTGGGAGGCCCATCCCACCAACAGGAATAAG ATGTGTCCTGGGAGCGAGGTCCCTGAGCTCTACAGCCGCGGCTTCCTGACCATCGAACAGATCGCCATGCTGCCGCCGCCGGCCGTCATGAACTATACCTTCCTGCTCCTGTGTCTGTGCGGCCTGGTGGGCAATGGGCTGGTGCTCTGGTTTTTCGGCTTCTCCATCAAGAGGAGCCCCTTCTCCATCTACTTCCTGCACCTGGCCAGCGCCGACGTGGGCTACCTCTTCAGCAAGGCCGTGCTGTCCATCCTGAACACCGGGGGCTTCCTGGGCACCTTCGCCGACTACGTCCGCGCCGTGTCCAGGATCGTGGGCCTCTGCACGTTTGTCACCGGTGTGAGCCTCCTGCCGGCCATCAGCTCGGAGCGCTGCCTGTCCGTCATCTTTCCCGCCTGGTACTGGCGCCGGCGGCCCAAGCGCCTGTCGGCCGTAGTGTGCGCCCTGCTCTGGACCCTGTCGCTCCTGGTCACCGGCATCCACAACTACTTCTGCGTGTTCCTGGGCCGCCAGGCCTCCGGGCCAGCCTGCAGGTACATGGACATCTTCCTGGGCATCCTGCTCTTCCTGGTCTTCTGCCCACTCATGGTGCTGCCCTGCCTGGCGCTCATCGTGCACGTGGAGTGCCGGGCCCGGCGGCGCCAGCGCTCCGCCAAGCTCAACCACGTCATCCTGGCCATGGTGTCGGTGTTCCTGGTGTCCTCCATCTACCTGGGGATCGACTGGTTCCTCTTCTGGGTCTTCCAGATCCCGGCCCCCTTCCCCGAGTACATCACCGACCTGTGTATCTGCATCAACAGCAGCGCCAAGCCCGTCGTCTACTTCCTGGCCGGGAGGGACAAGTCTCAGCGGCTGTGGGAGCCTCTCCGGGTGGTCTTCCAGCGGGCGCTGCGAGATGGTGCCGAACTGGGGGAGGCCGGGGGTGGGACACCCAACACGGTCACCATGGAGATGCAGTGCCCCTCTGGGAACACCTCTTGA
- the LOC109460357 gene encoding mas-related G-protein coupled receptor member F isoform X3, with amino-acid sequence MCPGSEVPELYSRGFLTIEQIAMLPPPAVMNYTFLLLCLCGLVGNGLVLWFFGFSIKRSPFSIYFLHLASADVGYLFSKAVLSILNTGGFLGTFADYVRAVSRIVGLCTFVTGVSLLPAISSERCLSVIFPAWYWRRRPKRLSAVVCALLWTLSLLVTGIHNYFCVFLGRQASGPACRYMDIFLGILLFLVFCPLMVLPCLALIVHVECRARRRQRSAKLNHVILAMVSVFLVSSIYLGIDWFLFWVFQIPAPFPEYITDLCICINSSAKPVVYFLAGRDKSQRLWEPLRVVFQRALRDGAELGEAGGGTPNTVTMEMQCPSGNTS; translated from the coding sequence ATGTGTCCTGGGAGCGAGGTCCCTGAGCTCTACAGCCGCGGCTTCCTGACCATCGAACAGATCGCCATGCTGCCGCCGCCGGCCGTCATGAACTATACCTTCCTGCTCCTGTGTCTGTGCGGCCTGGTGGGCAATGGGCTGGTGCTCTGGTTTTTCGGCTTCTCCATCAAGAGGAGCCCCTTCTCCATCTACTTCCTGCACCTGGCCAGCGCCGACGTGGGCTACCTCTTCAGCAAGGCCGTGCTGTCCATCCTGAACACCGGGGGCTTCCTGGGCACCTTCGCCGACTACGTCCGCGCCGTGTCCAGGATCGTGGGCCTCTGCACGTTTGTCACCGGTGTGAGCCTCCTGCCGGCCATCAGCTCGGAGCGCTGCCTGTCCGTCATCTTTCCCGCCTGGTACTGGCGCCGGCGGCCCAAGCGCCTGTCGGCCGTAGTGTGCGCCCTGCTCTGGACCCTGTCGCTCCTGGTCACCGGCATCCACAACTACTTCTGCGTGTTCCTGGGCCGCCAGGCCTCCGGGCCAGCCTGCAGGTACATGGACATCTTCCTGGGCATCCTGCTCTTCCTGGTCTTCTGCCCACTCATGGTGCTGCCCTGCCTGGCGCTCATCGTGCACGTGGAGTGCCGGGCCCGGCGGCGCCAGCGCTCCGCCAAGCTCAACCACGTCATCCTGGCCATGGTGTCGGTGTTCCTGGTGTCCTCCATCTACCTGGGGATCGACTGGTTCCTCTTCTGGGTCTTCCAGATCCCGGCCCCCTTCCCCGAGTACATCACCGACCTGTGTATCTGCATCAACAGCAGCGCCAAGCCCGTCGTCTACTTCCTGGCCGGGAGGGACAAGTCTCAGCGGCTGTGGGAGCCTCTCCGGGTGGTCTTCCAGCGGGCGCTGCGAGATGGTGCCGAACTGGGGGAGGCCGGGGGTGGGACACCCAACACGGTCACCATGGAGATGCAGTGCCCCTCTGGGAACACCTCTTGA
- the LOC109460357 gene encoding mas-related G-protein coupled receptor member F isoform X1, with translation MLHRALPALGHPTRVAQGGSMSSGLPPISNHQARLRFLTTHRADPLLLPPPHPQTAMSQRPSNALEFPLNSGKTLSSWKDLGVYLKQPLLHMCPGSEVPELYSRGFLTIEQIAMLPPPAVMNYTFLLLCLCGLVGNGLVLWFFGFSIKRSPFSIYFLHLASADVGYLFSKAVLSILNTGGFLGTFADYVRAVSRIVGLCTFVTGVSLLPAISSERCLSVIFPAWYWRRRPKRLSAVVCALLWTLSLLVTGIHNYFCVFLGRQASGPACRYMDIFLGILLFLVFCPLMVLPCLALIVHVECRARRRQRSAKLNHVILAMVSVFLVSSIYLGIDWFLFWVFQIPAPFPEYITDLCICINSSAKPVVYFLAGRDKSQRLWEPLRVVFQRALRDGAELGEAGGGTPNTVTMEMQCPSGNTS, from the exons ATGCTCCACAGGGCACTGCCCGCTCTGGGCCACCCTACCAGGGTTGCTCAAGGAGGATCCATGAGTTCTGGTTTACCTCCCATCTCCAATCACCAGGCAAGGCTGAGATTTCTGACAACCCATCGGGCTGACCCACTCCTtctgcccccacctcacccccagaCCGCTATGTCTCAGAGGCCTTCGAACGCTCTGGAATTCCCTCTGAATTCGGGCAAAACACTGTCAAGTTGGAAGGACCTTGGAGTTTACCTAAAGCAGCCTCTTCTAcat ATGTGTCCTGGGAGCGAGGTCCCTGAGCTCTACAGCCGCGGCTTCCTGACCATCGAACAGATCGCCATGCTGCCGCCGCCGGCCGTCATGAACTATACCTTCCTGCTCCTGTGTCTGTGCGGCCTGGTGGGCAATGGGCTGGTGCTCTGGTTTTTCGGCTTCTCCATCAAGAGGAGCCCCTTCTCCATCTACTTCCTGCACCTGGCCAGCGCCGACGTGGGCTACCTCTTCAGCAAGGCCGTGCTGTCCATCCTGAACACCGGGGGCTTCCTGGGCACCTTCGCCGACTACGTCCGCGCCGTGTCCAGGATCGTGGGCCTCTGCACGTTTGTCACCGGTGTGAGCCTCCTGCCGGCCATCAGCTCGGAGCGCTGCCTGTCCGTCATCTTTCCCGCCTGGTACTGGCGCCGGCGGCCCAAGCGCCTGTCGGCCGTAGTGTGCGCCCTGCTCTGGACCCTGTCGCTCCTGGTCACCGGCATCCACAACTACTTCTGCGTGTTCCTGGGCCGCCAGGCCTCCGGGCCAGCCTGCAGGTACATGGACATCTTCCTGGGCATCCTGCTCTTCCTGGTCTTCTGCCCACTCATGGTGCTGCCCTGCCTGGCGCTCATCGTGCACGTGGAGTGCCGGGCCCGGCGGCGCCAGCGCTCCGCCAAGCTCAACCACGTCATCCTGGCCATGGTGTCGGTGTTCCTGGTGTCCTCCATCTACCTGGGGATCGACTGGTTCCTCTTCTGGGTCTTCCAGATCCCGGCCCCCTTCCCCGAGTACATCACCGACCTGTGTATCTGCATCAACAGCAGCGCCAAGCCCGTCGTCTACTTCCTGGCCGGGAGGGACAAGTCTCAGCGGCTGTGGGAGCCTCTCCGGGTGGTCTTCCAGCGGGCGCTGCGAGATGGTGCCGAACTGGGGGAGGCCGGGGGTGGGACACCCAACACGGTCACCATGGAGATGCAGTGCCCCTCTGGGAACACCTCTTGA